A part of Streptomyces sp. NBC_00557 genomic DNA contains:
- a CDS encoding VWA domain-containing protein yields the protein MTVAEQIEVTLAVGQQRELPVVPAPGQPADREMHAILEIGVRGPGGPEAGDGPAHGAAPALAEVLIVDTSRSMLHPAAKLRAAKDATAAAIRLLPDGTAFAVLSGRFDATVVHPGPGRAPMAVAGPAEREAAERAVHILDADGGTALGTWLDLARRLLKDQPAPVKHVLLLTDGRNEHDHRAAVRLDTALDACEGRFVCDAWGIGDDWDADLLLRIARRLHGRAGAVREESQLTAAYEELMTGLLGTTIPELRIRITPTPGTAIRRVKQVVPREQELPPVPAGPGAEYVTRAWGEEVRHYQVVLTADPAGRELGEDLQLAAVEVAVPDFGRPVRLPAPRPVLVRWTDHPLDASRRHPAVRRSELYQRASAAVAEAYRAWLRGDDGRDAADSALARALAVAGELGDTQLLDALRAIEDERNGAGTGRIRSGLKDVDWQHLILSSALTTPPPPGAQAPPGPGIPDPAGAEALTECPECGWLGPADSVYCGGECGRRLKEPES from the coding sequence ATGACCGTGGCCGAGCAGATCGAGGTGACGCTCGCGGTCGGCCAGCAGAGGGAGCTGCCCGTCGTGCCCGCGCCCGGGCAGCCCGCCGACCGGGAGATGCACGCCATCCTGGAGATCGGCGTCCGCGGCCCCGGCGGCCCGGAAGCCGGCGACGGCCCCGCGCACGGGGCGGCGCCCGCGCTCGCCGAGGTGCTGATCGTCGACACCTCCCGCTCGATGCTCCACCCCGCCGCCAAACTGCGCGCGGCGAAGGACGCCACCGCCGCCGCGATCCGGCTGCTGCCCGACGGCACCGCGTTCGCCGTGCTGTCCGGGCGGTTCGACGCCACCGTGGTCCATCCCGGCCCCGGCCGGGCCCCGATGGCCGTGGCCGGACCCGCCGAGCGGGAGGCCGCCGAGCGGGCCGTGCACATCCTGGACGCCGACGGCGGCACCGCCCTCGGCACCTGGCTCGACCTCGCCCGCCGGCTGCTGAAGGACCAGCCCGCCCCCGTCAAGCACGTCCTGCTGCTCACCGACGGGCGCAACGAGCACGACCACCGGGCCGCCGTGCGGCTGGACACCGCCCTGGACGCCTGCGAGGGCCGGTTCGTCTGCGACGCCTGGGGCATCGGCGACGACTGGGACGCCGACCTGCTGCTGCGCATCGCCCGGCGGCTCCACGGCCGCGCCGGAGCGGTCCGCGAGGAGTCCCAGCTGACCGCCGCCTACGAGGAGTTGATGACCGGGCTGCTCGGCACCACCATCCCCGAGCTGCGGATCAGGATCACCCCCACCCCCGGCACCGCGATCCGCCGGGTCAAGCAGGTGGTCCCGCGCGAGCAGGAACTGCCGCCCGTCCCCGCGGGCCCCGGCGCCGAGTACGTCACCCGCGCCTGGGGCGAGGAGGTGCGGCACTACCAGGTCGTGCTCACCGCAGACCCCGCCGGCCGCGAGCTCGGCGAGGACCTGCAACTGGCCGCCGTCGAGGTCGCCGTACCCGACTTCGGGCGACCGGTGCGGCTGCCCGCGCCCCGGCCGGTCCTGGTCCGCTGGACCGACCACCCGCTCGACGCCTCCCGGCGGCATCCCGCGGTCCGGCGCAGCGAGCTGTACCAGCGGGCGAGCGCCGCGGTCGCGGAGGCCTACCGGGCCTGGCTGCGCGGCGACGACGGGCGGGACGCGGCGGACAGCGCACTGGCCCGCGCCCTCGCCGTGGCCGGGGAGCTGGGCGACACCCAACTGCTGGACGCCCTGCGGGCCATCGAGGACGAGCGGAACGGCGCGGGCACCGGGCGGATCCGCTCCGGCCTCAAGGACGTCGACTGGCAGCACCTGATCCTCTCCAGCGCCCTGACCACCCCGCCGCCCCCCGGCGCGCAAGCGCCGCCCGGCCCCGGCATCCCCGACCCCGCCGGCGCCGAGGCCCTGACCGAATGCCCGGAGTGCGGCTGGCTCGGCCCGGCCGACTCCGTGTACTGCGGCGGCGAGTGCGGACGCCGGCTGAAGGAGCCGGAGTCGTGA
- a CDS encoding serine/threonine-protein kinase, translating to MISCVRPGCAGHIMATGYCDTCGRRHIEPRSEERPAVAPSAAPRRTAPPDTSAEESPGPPAVHAVAGVGDLDQHGLVVLPEVPVPDDVIMTDFRPPTGGRRCRGEGCTMTVGVGYGGQPARDTGRCPRCGTPYSFVPQLKKDDVVADHYRVLGCLARGGLGWVYLAEDTRAEGYRVVLKAQIDAHDALARRTAVEERRSLTDLHHPDIVRIITYADHTPPDGPPTGYLVMDYIGGRSLQQLFDADDVERIFQGRPRLDHVLTYGCKILGALEYMHERGLLYCDMKPANVIHFGRAIKVIDLGAVRAIGDRSSRYVYTAAYAPPEEEIERRGWHVDSDLYTVGMTLQALFRGTEPARGLAPDSFRRLIDRAVHPEPRARFRSAAEMSRQLWEVLREFRSLQFGEQLPESSTRFRATGASLDAGLGAIPALDHWTAGPGGRPRDLDVSPPPAAEVAGALPEPVPDPDDGAALLLDSFPPDAPDRIARQWPRESRLGTPETALWLCRAYLRKGEREQAESWLAEAETQLGERAAAHDWRIAWHRGVLHLSGGQVRQAGAAFDAVHRALPGEYVPKLALAYCAEHEAGPRRSPRAMRFYEAVWKRDFAHTAAAFGLARGHLAAGDRDAAVRVLDDVPATSRHHDTARIAAVRVRAGVLYGSPPTPADLRDAARRLPGLSLDGGAADGESRARLVAEVRENALHCRPEQGWGPQFPAGDLLGPGDEDSLRRLLEHSFRQLAAQARTAGEHGRLLDLAHEVRPMTAF from the coding sequence GTGATCTCGTGCGTCCGGCCCGGCTGCGCGGGCCACATCATGGCCACCGGCTACTGCGACACCTGCGGCCGGCGGCACATCGAGCCGCGCTCGGAGGAGCGTCCCGCCGTCGCGCCGTCGGCCGCACCCCGCCGCACCGCGCCCCCGGACACCTCCGCCGAGGAGAGCCCCGGCCCGCCGGCCGTGCACGCCGTCGCCGGTGTAGGGGACCTCGACCAGCACGGACTGGTCGTCCTGCCCGAGGTCCCCGTCCCCGACGACGTGATCATGACCGACTTCCGCCCGCCCACCGGCGGCCGCCGGTGCCGCGGGGAGGGCTGCACCATGACCGTCGGCGTCGGCTACGGCGGCCAGCCCGCCCGGGACACCGGCCGCTGCCCCCGCTGCGGCACGCCCTACTCCTTCGTGCCGCAGCTGAAGAAGGACGACGTGGTCGCCGACCACTACCGTGTCCTCGGCTGCCTCGCCCGCGGTGGCCTGGGCTGGGTCTATCTCGCGGAGGACACCCGCGCCGAGGGGTACCGGGTGGTCCTCAAGGCCCAGATCGACGCCCACGACGCGCTCGCCCGCCGCACCGCGGTCGAGGAGCGCCGCTCCCTGACCGACCTGCACCACCCCGACATCGTCCGCATCATCACCTATGCCGACCACACTCCCCCGGACGGCCCGCCCACCGGCTACCTGGTCATGGACTACATCGGAGGCCGCTCCCTGCAGCAGCTGTTCGACGCCGACGACGTCGAACGGATCTTCCAGGGCCGCCCCCGCCTGGACCACGTCCTCACCTACGGCTGCAAGATCCTCGGCGCGCTGGAGTACATGCACGAGCGGGGGCTGCTGTACTGCGACATGAAGCCGGCCAACGTCATCCACTTCGGCCGCGCGATCAAGGTCATCGACCTCGGCGCCGTCCGCGCGATCGGCGACCGCAGCTCCCGCTACGTCTACACGGCCGCGTACGCGCCGCCCGAGGAGGAGATCGAGCGGCGCGGCTGGCACGTCGACAGCGACCTCTACACCGTCGGCATGACCCTCCAGGCGCTCTTCCGCGGCACCGAACCGGCCCGCGGCCTCGCCCCGGACTCCTTCCGCCGGCTGATCGACCGCGCCGTCCACCCCGAACCCCGGGCCCGGTTCAGGTCCGCGGCCGAGATGTCCCGCCAGCTCTGGGAGGTGCTGCGGGAGTTCCGCTCGCTGCAGTTCGGCGAGCAGCTGCCGGAGAGCTCCACCCGGTTCCGGGCCACCGGCGCCAGCCTCGACGCCGGGCTCGGCGCGATCCCCGCCCTCGACCACTGGACCGCCGGCCCCGGCGGGCGGCCGCGCGACCTCGACGTCTCCCCGCCGCCGGCCGCCGAGGTCGCCGGCGCCCTCCCCGAGCCGGTCCCCGACCCCGACGACGGCGCCGCCCTGCTGCTGGACAGCTTCCCGCCCGACGCCCCCGACCGGATCGCCCGGCAGTGGCCCCGCGAGTCCCGCCTCGGCACCCCGGAGACCGCGCTGTGGCTGTGCCGCGCCTACCTCAGGAAGGGCGAGCGGGAGCAGGCCGAGAGCTGGCTCGCGGAGGCCGAGACCCAGCTCGGCGAACGCGCCGCCGCGCACGACTGGCGGATCGCCTGGCACCGCGGCGTGCTCCACCTCAGCGGCGGACAGGTACGGCAGGCCGGCGCCGCCTTCGACGCCGTCCACCGAGCGCTGCCCGGCGAGTACGTGCCCAAGCTCGCCCTCGCCTACTGTGCCGAACACGAGGCCGGCCCGCGGCGCAGCCCACGGGCCATGCGGTTCTACGAGGCCGTCTGGAAACGGGACTTCGCGCACACCGCCGCCGCCTTCGGCCTGGCCCGCGGTCATCTGGCCGCCGGGGACCGGGACGCCGCCGTCCGCGTCCTCGACGACGTGCCCGCCACCTCCCGCCACCACGACACCGCCCGGATCGCGGCCGTCCGCGTCCGCGCCGGCGTCCTGTACGGCAGCCCGCCCACGCCGGCCGATCTGCGCGACGCCGCCCGCCGGCTGCCCGGACTGAGCCTGGACGGCGGCGCCGCCGACGGCGAGTCCCGGGCCCGGCTGGTCGCCGAGGTCCGCGAGAACGCCCTGCACTGCCGCCCGGAACAGGGCTGGGGGCCTCAGTTCCCCGCGGGCGACCTGCTCGGACCCGGTGACGAGGACAGCCTGCGCCGCCTGCTGGAGCACTCCTTCCGGCAGCTCGCCGCGCAGGCCCGCACCGCCGGGGAGCACGGCCGGCTCCTCGACCTCGCCCACGAGGTACGGCCCATGACCGCCTTCTGA
- a CDS encoding trypsin-like peptidase domain-containing protein, whose translation MTRTGERAVKSWLRTPSWIARIEAPDGRVLGAGVLLAPDQVLTAGHVVRPGLDYVVRLVGVPELAAVSGTVGEDEHVPPHEDRWGDLSGDLALLRLTEPLPAQHTTRLHRLATPHGPVSMYGFPAGHEGGRWHGATLVAARGRDSQVQLRPVEGELAVPGFSGGGVVDHGINQVIGIVLGVDEGFSYMSPTETILRHLPQVAAWTDGAEAVDPRLRTAASAAGGALDVPFATQLASWFRGEGWPVLVAVAPAHSDRAWTLNRAVTLADRELRSDRNTSGFSHDPPETVPPAGAHDLALDVKGLTAADVMDRIAVRLGIRDDIRPERLGALRVPLTAVLVGVDQSAEPVALLGLADRLARQGARLLLVFRSRGVRADEADELLVRHPLRDRWNRLDTELNRITEELSPILDRLRDRVLPGPGAGRLVEQAEAGVRRTRMLRAWVDHTPEREREPARADLLFTFEDAADRRRQRLEQAIGALEARLRRREELLGRVSAEWPLCRERAAHGDRLMEAYRLYEQALSLLRHTPCDIERAEAAVGRFVGFCSACAPAAPAPPGVPDTPAASHAPGTPDAPDVPGRPGAPGKESAP comes from the coding sequence ATGACGCGCACGGGGGAGCGAGCCGTCAAGTCGTGGTTACGGACACCGTCCTGGATCGCGCGCATCGAGGCGCCGGACGGGCGGGTCCTCGGTGCCGGGGTGCTGCTCGCCCCCGACCAGGTGCTCACCGCGGGCCATGTCGTCCGGCCCGGCCTGGACTACGTCGTCCGCCTGGTCGGCGTGCCCGAACTCGCCGCCGTGTCCGGCACGGTGGGCGAGGACGAGCACGTGCCGCCGCACGAGGACCGCTGGGGCGACCTCAGCGGGGACCTCGCCCTGCTGCGGCTGACCGAGCCCCTGCCCGCCCAGCACACCACCCGGCTCCACCGGCTCGCCACCCCGCACGGACCGGTGAGCATGTACGGCTTTCCGGCCGGCCACGAGGGCGGCCGCTGGCACGGCGCCACCCTCGTCGCCGCCCGGGGCCGGGACAGCCAGGTGCAGCTGCGGCCCGTGGAGGGCGAGCTGGCCGTCCCCGGATTCAGCGGCGGGGGAGTGGTCGACCACGGCATCAACCAGGTCATCGGCATCGTCCTCGGCGTGGACGAGGGGTTCAGCTACATGAGCCCCACCGAGACCATCCTCCGCCATCTGCCGCAGGTCGCCGCCTGGACCGACGGCGCCGAGGCGGTCGACCCCCGGCTGCGCACCGCGGCCTCGGCCGCGGGCGGCGCGCTCGACGTGCCGTTCGCCACCCAGCTCGCCTCCTGGTTCCGGGGCGAGGGCTGGCCCGTGCTGGTCGCCGTGGCCCCCGCGCACAGCGACCGCGCCTGGACCCTGAACCGGGCCGTCACCCTCGCCGACCGGGAACTGCGCTCCGACCGCAACACCAGCGGCTTCAGCCACGACCCGCCCGAGACGGTGCCCCCGGCCGGCGCGCACGACCTGGCCCTGGACGTCAAGGGACTGACGGCCGCCGACGTCATGGACCGGATCGCCGTCCGCCTGGGCATCCGCGACGACATCCGGCCCGAGCGGCTCGGCGCCCTGCGCGTCCCGCTCACCGCCGTCCTGGTGGGCGTCGACCAGAGCGCCGAACCCGTCGCCCTGCTGGGCCTGGCGGACCGGCTCGCCCGGCAGGGGGCGCGGCTGCTGCTGGTCTTCCGCAGCCGCGGAGTACGCGCCGACGAGGCCGACGAGCTGCTCGTACGCCATCCGCTGCGCGACCGCTGGAACCGGCTGGACACCGAACTGAACCGGATCACCGAGGAGTTGAGCCCGATCCTCGACCGGCTCCGGGACCGCGTGCTGCCCGGGCCCGGCGCCGGGCGGCTGGTGGAGCAGGCCGAGGCGGGCGTACGGCGCACCCGGATGCTGCGCGCCTGGGTCGACCACACCCCCGAGCGGGAACGCGAACCGGCCCGCGCCGACCTGCTGTTCACCTTCGAGGACGCCGCCGACCGCCGCCGGCAGCGCCTGGAGCAGGCGATCGGCGCGCTCGAGGCCCGGCTGCGCCGCCGCGAGGAACTCCTCGGCCGGGTCAGCGCCGAATGGCCGCTGTGCCGCGAACGCGCCGCGCACGGCGACCGGCTCATGGAGGCCTACCGGCTCTACGAACAGGCCCTGTCCCTCCTGCGGCACACCCCCTGCGACATCGAGCGGGCCGAGGCCGCCGTCGGCCGCTTCGTCGGCTTCTGCTCGGCCTGCGCACCGGCGGCCCCGGCACCGCCGGGCGTCCCGGACACGCCCGCCGCATCCCACGCCCCCGGAACGCCCGACGCCCCCGACGTCCCCGGAAGACCCGGCGCACCCGGAAAGGAGAGCGCGCCGTGA
- a CDS encoding phosphoribosyltransferase, protein MRFRDRAEAGRELAGVLGDLRARGALADPLVLALPRGGIAVAEPVARALDAPLDVLVVRKIGAPHHREFAVGALVGDDPPLYNTGTLERLGLTEESMAPVVERERQELRRREERYRGGRPAPDPAGRTVIVVDDGLATGATARAALRHVRRRRPAQLILAVPVGAPDSVRRLAEEADRVVCPHQPAGFSAVGQWYEDFEQLSDTEVLAALGR, encoded by the coding sequence ATGCGCTTCCGGGACCGTGCCGAAGCCGGGCGGGAACTCGCCGGAGTGCTGGGTGACCTGCGCGCACGGGGAGCCCTCGCCGACCCCCTCGTCCTCGCCCTGCCGCGCGGCGGCATCGCCGTCGCCGAGCCCGTCGCCCGCGCCCTCGACGCGCCCCTCGACGTCCTCGTCGTCCGCAAGATCGGCGCCCCGCACCACCGGGAGTTCGCCGTCGGCGCGCTCGTCGGGGACGACCCGCCCCTCTACAACACCGGCACCCTGGAACGGCTCGGGCTGACCGAGGAGTCCATGGCCCCGGTGGTCGAACGCGAACGGCAGGAGCTGCGCCGCCGCGAGGAGCGCTACCGCGGCGGGCGTCCGGCGCCGGATCCGGCGGGCCGCACCGTGATCGTCGTCGACGACGGCCTGGCCACCGGCGCCACCGCCCGCGCGGCGCTGCGCCACGTACGGCGCCGGCGGCCCGCACAGCTCATCCTCGCCGTGCCCGTCGGCGCGCCGGACTCCGTGCGGCGGCTCGCCGAGGAGGCCGACAGGGTCGTGTGCCCGCACCAGCCGGCCGGGTTCAGCGCGGTGGGGCAGTGGTACGAGGACTTCGAGCAGCTCTCGGACACGGAAGTGCTGGCCGCGCTGGGGCGTTGA
- a CDS encoding polysaccharide deacetylase family protein, which yields MRETARRLRPAALASAALALALTLSGCAQVDTTAPSTARAAAAHGAPARFGTVDCREAKCIALTFDAGPSENSARLLDILRQKKVPATFFLLGKNHIEKYPQLVKRMAAEGHEVASHTWDHKILTRIPDAQIREELKRPDDAIERLTGRRPTLMRPPQGRTDSDVHEIAKEEGLAEVLWSVTAKDYTTEDSALITRRVLDQASRDGIILLHDIYRGTVPAVPGIIDALKARGYVFVTVPQLLAPGKAEPGKVYRP from the coding sequence ATGCGCGAAACGGCCCGCAGGTTGCGTCCGGCCGCGCTCGCCTCGGCCGCCCTGGCACTGGCGCTCACGCTGTCCGGCTGCGCCCAGGTCGACACGACCGCACCGAGCACCGCGCGGGCCGCGGCGGCACACGGCGCCCCGGCCAGGTTCGGGACCGTCGACTGCCGCGAGGCCAAGTGCATCGCGCTCACCTTCGACGCGGGCCCCAGCGAGAACTCCGCCCGGCTGCTCGACATCCTCAGGCAGAAGAAGGTCCCGGCCACCTTCTTCCTGCTCGGCAAGAACCACATCGAGAAGTACCCGCAGCTGGTCAAGCGGATGGCCGCCGAGGGGCACGAGGTGGCCAGCCACACCTGGGACCACAAGATCCTCACGCGGATACCGGACGCGCAGATACGCGAGGAACTCAAGCGCCCCGACGACGCGATCGAGCGGCTCACCGGACGCAGGCCCACGCTGATGCGCCCGCCGCAGGGCCGTACCGACTCCGACGTGCACGAGATCGCCAAGGAGGAGGGCCTGGCGGAGGTGCTGTGGAGCGTGACCGCCAAGGACTACACCACCGAGGACTCGGCGCTCATCACCCGGCGGGTCCTGGACCAGGCCTCGCGCGACGGGATCATCCTGCTGCACGACATCTACCGGGGGACCGTGCCCGCCGTGCCCGGCATCATCGACGCGCTGAAGGCGCGCGGCTACGTCTTCGTGACGGTGCCTCAGCTGCTGGCGCCCGGAAAGGCGGAACCGGGCAAGGTGTACCGCCCCTGA
- a CDS encoding SRPBCC family protein — protein sequence MPIFSLSRTAPLPLDEAWRRLTEWPRHADAVPLTRIRVLTPGPTGVGTRFVARSGVGPLAVDDVMEVTVWRPPAGGEGGRCRLEKRGRVLLGWAEIEVLPGPGGRSRVLWREEVRVRFLPRAVDDVLQAPARYVFGRAANRLLRQA from the coding sequence GTGCCGATCTTCTCCCTCTCCCGTACGGCCCCGCTCCCCCTCGACGAGGCGTGGCGCCGGCTCACCGAGTGGCCCCGCCACGCCGACGCGGTCCCGCTGACCCGGATCAGGGTGCTCACCCCCGGGCCCACGGGTGTGGGGACGCGCTTCGTGGCCCGGAGCGGCGTGGGCCCGCTGGCCGTCGACGACGTGATGGAGGTGACGGTGTGGCGCCCGCCGGCCGGCGGCGAGGGCGGCCGGTGCCGCCTGGAGAAGCGCGGCCGGGTGCTGCTGGGCTGGGCGGAGATCGAGGTCCTGCCGGGTCCCGGGGGCCGCAGCCGGGTGCTGTGGCGCGAGGAGGTGCGGGTGCGCTTCCTGCCCCGCGCCGTCGACGACGTACTGCAGGCCCCGGCGCGGTACGTGTTCGGACGCGCCGCGAACCGGCTGCTCAGGCAGGCGTGA
- a CDS encoding NCS2 family permease, which produces MTQQSVEPTTTAEDAGAGSRPSAGRSWLDRYFHISERGSTVATEVRGGVTTFMAMAYILLLNPVILSGADRSGDSLSQKALITATALGAAATTLLMGWVGKVPLAMAAGLSVSGVLAGLVMGTKTLTWAQGLGMCVAYGVVIMLLVVTGLREMIMNAIPLPLKHGITMGIGLFIAFIGLVKAGFVHAGTATPVTLGDKGELVGWPVLLFAVTLLLIFALQTRNVPGAILIGIVTGTLLAIVVNAFGLVDATSWANGESPALHGGAVSMPDFSLIGKVSFSGLGDVGYMTVTMIVFTLVLAGFFDAMATIIGIGTEAGLADERGRMPGLSKALFIDGAGGVVGGVVGGSGQSVFVESATGVGEGARTGLASVVTGGFFALCLFFTPITAIVPREVASAALVTIGAMMMMNARHVDWADRSVAIPVFLTVVIMPFTYSITPGVAAGVISYVVIKLAQGKWREISVFMWGLTVLFVVYFSLHPIRELLGVH; this is translated from the coding sequence ATGACCCAGCAGTCAGTGGAGCCGACGACCACCGCCGAGGACGCGGGCGCGGGTTCGCGTCCCTCGGCCGGCAGGTCGTGGCTCGACCGGTACTTCCACATATCCGAACGAGGATCCACCGTCGCGACCGAGGTCCGCGGTGGCGTCACCACCTTCATGGCGATGGCGTACATCCTTCTGCTCAACCCGGTGATCCTCAGCGGCGCCGACAGGTCCGGCGACTCCCTGAGCCAGAAGGCGCTCATCACGGCGACCGCGCTCGGCGCCGCGGCCACCACCCTCCTCATGGGCTGGGTCGGCAAGGTGCCGCTCGCCATGGCCGCCGGACTCTCCGTCTCCGGTGTGCTGGCCGGTCTGGTCATGGGGACCAAGACCCTCACCTGGGCCCAGGGCCTGGGCATGTGCGTCGCCTACGGCGTCGTGATCATGCTCCTGGTGGTCACCGGCCTGCGCGAGATGATCATGAACGCGATCCCGCTGCCGCTCAAGCACGGCATCACGATGGGCATCGGCCTGTTCATCGCGTTCATCGGCCTGGTCAAGGCAGGGTTCGTGCACGCCGGTACGGCGACCCCCGTGACACTGGGCGACAAGGGCGAACTCGTCGGCTGGCCCGTCCTGCTCTTCGCCGTCACGCTGCTGCTCATCTTCGCGCTGCAGACCCGGAACGTCCCGGGCGCCATCCTCATCGGCATCGTCACCGGCACCCTGCTCGCGATCGTCGTCAACGCGTTCGGGCTCGTGGACGCCACGTCCTGGGCCAACGGCGAGAGCCCCGCGCTGCACGGCGGCGCCGTGTCCATGCCGGACTTCTCGCTCATCGGCAAGGTGTCCTTCAGCGGCCTGGGCGACGTCGGCTACATGACGGTCACCATGATCGTCTTCACCCTCGTGCTCGCCGGCTTCTTCGACGCGATGGCCACCATCATCGGCATCGGCACCGAGGCCGGACTCGCCGACGAGCGCGGCCGCATGCCGGGCCTGTCCAAGGCGCTGTTCATCGACGGCGCCGGCGGTGTCGTCGGCGGTGTCGTGGGCGGCTCCGGCCAGTCCGTGTTCGTGGAGTCCGCGACCGGCGTCGGCGAGGGCGCCCGCACCGGACTCGCCTCGGTGGTCACCGGCGGCTTCTTCGCCCTGTGTCTCTTCTTCACCCCGATCACGGCGATCGTGCCGCGCGAGGTGGCCTCGGCCGCCCTGGTCACCATCGGAGCGATGATGATGATGAACGCCCGTCACGTGGACTGGGCGGACCGCTCCGTCGCGATCCCGGTCTTCCTGACCGTCGTGATCATGCCGTTCACCTACTCGATCACCCCCGGCGTCGCCGCCGGCGTCATCTCCTACGTCGTCATCAAGCTCGCGCAGGGCAAGTGGCGGGAGATCAGCGTCTTCATGTGGGGCCTGACGGTGCTCTTCGTCGTGTACTTCTCGCTGCACCCGATCCGGGAACTGCTGGGCGTGCACTAG
- a CDS encoding PucR family transcriptional regulator: MRLRALLDTDALGLRLLGGEEELDRSVRGVMTTDLRDPSRYLSGGELVLTGLAWRRDADDSEPFVRILVQAGVAALAAGEAELGDIPDDLVVACAKHRLPLFAVHESVAFATITEHVVRQVSGERAGDLAAVVDRHRRMMTSGPAGGGPDVVLDLLGSDLDLRAWVLAPTGRLIAGSEAHGPALSAETCAQLAAEHLAATRTGRRGPHRVLLGGTTYSLFPIRSSGRSPQGARDVRETVLSDWLLAVEADAGDWPEERMDLLHGVTQLIAVERDRRDAARTVRRRLAQEVLELVQTGAAPAEIAARLRVAAPVLLPGLGAAPHWQVVVARVEWEGGQVEGGPVAQSLLEEILVDPLATGPEPSDRIAVAHTGDEAVALVPLPAVAAEHDGSETGLLADALLRSVGETLSAGLNDDGRLTLGVSAAVHSAEALRGALEEARHARRVAAARPGRVCAAGHQELASHVLLLPFVPDDVRRAFTARLLDPLREYDRRHRAELIPTLEAFLDCDGSWTRCATRLHLHVNTLRYRVSRIEQLTGRDLSRLEDKLDFFLALRMS; encoded by the coding sequence ATGCGGCTGCGCGCACTTCTGGACACCGATGCGCTGGGCCTGCGGCTGCTCGGCGGCGAGGAGGAGCTGGACCGGTCGGTGCGCGGGGTCATGACCACCGACCTGCGCGACCCGAGCCGCTACCTCTCCGGGGGCGAGCTGGTGCTCACCGGCCTGGCCTGGCGCCGGGACGCCGACGACTCCGAGCCGTTCGTACGGATCCTGGTGCAGGCCGGGGTGGCGGCGCTCGCGGCCGGCGAGGCCGAGCTGGGCGACATACCCGACGACCTGGTCGTGGCCTGCGCCAAGCACCGGCTGCCGCTGTTCGCGGTGCACGAGTCCGTGGCGTTCGCGACGATCACCGAGCACGTCGTACGGCAGGTCTCCGGCGAGCGCGCCGGCGACCTCGCGGCGGTGGTGGACCGGCACCGGCGCATGATGACCTCCGGCCCGGCGGGCGGCGGCCCGGACGTGGTCCTCGACCTGCTCGGCTCCGACCTGGACCTGCGCGCCTGGGTGCTGGCCCCGACCGGGCGGCTGATCGCCGGCTCCGAGGCGCACGGCCCGGCCCTGTCCGCGGAGACCTGCGCGCAGCTCGCCGCGGAGCACCTGGCGGCCACCCGCACCGGCCGGCGCGGCCCGCACCGGGTCCTGCTGGGCGGTACGACGTACTCGCTGTTCCCGATCCGCTCCTCCGGCCGCTCCCCGCAGGGCGCCCGCGACGTGCGCGAGACGGTGCTGTCGGACTGGCTGCTGGCCGTCGAGGCGGACGCCGGCGACTGGCCCGAGGAGCGCATGGACCTGCTGCACGGCGTCACCCAGCTGATCGCCGTCGAGCGGGACCGGAGGGACGCGGCGCGCACGGTGCGGCGCCGGCTCGCCCAGGAGGTGCTGGAGCTGGTCCAGACGGGCGCCGCGCCGGCCGAGATCGCCGCCCGCCTGAGGGTGGCCGCCCCGGTGCTGCTGCCCGGCCTCGGCGCGGCCCCGCACTGGCAGGTCGTGGTGGCCCGGGTGGAGTGGGAGGGCGGTCAGGTCGAGGGCGGCCCGGTCGCCCAGTCCCTGCTGGAGGAGATCCTCGTCGACCCGCTGGCGACCGGCCCGGAGCCGTCGGACCGGATCGCCGTCGCGCACACCGGCGACGAGGCGGTCGCCCTGGTGCCGCTGCCCGCGGTCGCCGCCGAGCACGACGGCTCGGAGACCGGCCTGCTGGCCGACGCCCTGCTGCGGTCGGTGGGCGAGACGCTGTCCGCCGGCCTGAACGACGACGGCCGGCTCACCCTCGGCGTCAGCGCGGCCGTGCACTCCGCCGAGGCGCTGCGCGGCGCCCTGGAGGAGGCCCGGCACGCCCGCCGGGTGGCTGCCGCCCGGCCGGGCCGGGTCTGCGCGGCCGGCCACCAGGAACTGGCCAGCCACGTCCTGCTGCTCCCCTTCGTGCCGGACGACGTCCGCCGCGCCTTCACCGCCCGCCTGCTGGACCCGCTGAGGGAGTACGACCGCCGCCACCGGGCCGAGCTGATCCCGACCCTGGAGGCCTTCCTCGACTGCGACGGCTCCTGGACCCGCTGCGCCACCCGGCTCCACCTGCACGTCAACACGCTGCGCTACCGGGTGAGCAGGATCGAGCAGTTGACGGGACGGGACCTGTCGCGCCTGGAGGACAAGCTCGACTTCTTCCTCGCCCTGCGCATGAGCTGA